A genomic segment from Halorubrum depositum encodes:
- a CDS encoding DUF5788 family protein, with protein MKKYERKGLLERVNREAATVGADIPEEIEVQGEPIELRSFVFEIKRRDSIPSGERDRVERAKRNLRRERLERLEPIEENEVSYEEGEELAASIIGIDRALEALEGLDAPDPETEEQRQKAADRKRWMSFLKKALGRDDAGGASGRTRF; from the coding sequence GTGAAGAAGTACGAGCGGAAGGGGCTCCTCGAACGCGTGAACCGCGAGGCCGCGACGGTGGGCGCGGACATCCCCGAGGAGATCGAGGTCCAGGGGGAGCCGATCGAACTGCGGTCGTTCGTCTTCGAGATCAAGCGGCGCGACTCGATCCCCTCGGGCGAGCGCGACCGCGTCGAGCGCGCGAAGCGGAACCTCCGCCGCGAGCGGTTAGAGCGGCTCGAACCCATCGAGGAGAACGAGGTGAGCTACGAGGAGGGCGAGGAGCTCGCGGCGTCGATCATCGGGATCGACCGCGCGCTGGAGGCGTTAGAGGGGCTCGACGCTCCCGACCCGGAGACGGAGGAGCAGCGCCAGAAGGCCGCCGACCGCAAGCGCTGGATGAGCTTCCTGAAGAAGGCGCTCGGGCGCGACGACGCCGGCGGAGCGAGCGGGCGGACGCGGTTCTGA
- a CDS encoding dihydrodipicolinate synthase family protein, with translation MTDLDFRYGAVSPPIVTPFDADGDVDADALASHVSTLVDAGLDGMVPCGTTGEFASLTDAERRTVVETTVEAADGRIPVIAGAADTTVSGVLDSLRAADAAGADAGLITLPYYHNSTAPAGQRAFLDAVADETPLPLVLYDIPSTVGEAIDPDVLAAVAERESVVGLKDTSGDISAVDVAVDRTPEEFTVFQGVDALLYPSASLGVDGGIHALSQVIPEVFVALGEALRDGDDDRALTLHRRAIAPLFDRCGDHGFAPATKVAAAHRGFIPDARVRPPLTLPDDAAREEIVADVDAALDVV, from the coding sequence ATGACCGACCTCGACTTCCGGTACGGCGCCGTCTCGCCCCCGATCGTGACCCCGTTCGACGCCGACGGCGACGTCGACGCCGACGCGCTCGCGAGCCACGTCTCGACTCTCGTCGACGCCGGCCTCGACGGGATGGTCCCCTGCGGCACCACGGGGGAGTTCGCCAGCCTCACCGACGCGGAGCGCCGGACGGTCGTCGAGACGACGGTCGAGGCGGCCGACGGCCGGATCCCCGTGATCGCGGGCGCGGCGGACACGACGGTGTCGGGCGTCCTCGACTCGCTCCGGGCCGCCGACGCGGCCGGCGCGGACGCGGGGCTGATCACGCTCCCGTACTACCACAACTCGACAGCGCCGGCCGGCCAGCGGGCGTTCCTCGACGCGGTCGCCGACGAGACGCCCCTGCCGCTCGTCCTCTACGACATCCCGTCGACGGTCGGCGAGGCGATCGACCCCGACGTCCTCGCCGCCGTGGCCGAGCGCGAGTCGGTCGTCGGGCTGAAGGACACGAGCGGCGACATCTCAGCGGTCGACGTCGCCGTCGACCGGACCCCCGAGGAGTTCACCGTCTTCCAGGGCGTCGACGCCCTGCTGTATCCGAGCGCGTCGCTCGGCGTCGACGGCGGGATCCACGCCCTCTCGCAGGTGATCCCGGAGGTATTCGTCGCCCTCGGCGAGGCGCTCCGCGACGGCGACGACGACCGCGCGCTGACGCTCCACCGCCGGGCGATCGCGCCGCTGTTCGACCGGTGCGGGGACCACGGGTTCGCGCCCGCGACGAAGGTCGCGGCCGCGCACCGCGGGTTCATCCCGGACGCCCGGGTCCGCCCGCCGCTCACGCTCCCCGACGACGCGGCCCGAGAGGAGATCGTCGCCGACGTGGACGCGGCGCTCGACGTCGTCTGA
- a CDS encoding TRAM domain-containing protein: MEISEKLLCLFSADVREADGEYVVDVPRREIETGSLEPGETYRVALISRSETEAGDDADGGTDVSASRDDDGPQPPVEPGEMRYVEIEDLGKQGDGIARVERGYVIIVPDTEVGERVKIEITEVKSNFAVGEVVEESA, encoded by the coding sequence ATGGAGATCTCAGAGAAGCTCCTCTGTCTGTTCAGCGCCGACGTTCGCGAGGCGGACGGCGAGTACGTCGTCGACGTCCCGCGCCGCGAGATCGAGACCGGATCGCTGGAACCGGGCGAGACGTACCGGGTCGCGCTCATCTCGCGCTCGGAGACCGAGGCGGGCGACGACGCCGACGGGGGCACCGACGTCTCGGCGTCCCGCGACGACGACGGGCCGCAGCCCCCGGTCGAGCCGGGCGAGATGCGCTACGTGGAGATCGAAGATCTCGGCAAGCAGGGCGACGGCATCGCCCGCGTCGAGCGAGGCTACGTGATCATCGTCCCCGACACGGAGGTCGGCGAGCGCGTGAAGATCGAGATCACGGAGGTCAAGTCCAACTTCGCGGTCGGCGAGGTCGTCGAGGAGTCGGCGTAA
- a CDS encoding AAA family ATPase encodes MSVRLPVADVPESVGDRRVGLSPSVLAELGIEDGDPVSVRGGRTTVAVAARVDGDPDGARLPEPIRRNADAEIGDAVTLDPVDAVSASAVTLRLDEAMDLTRAAAAIRRRLDGTAVSVGDEVGAALLGGALRLTFVVDDVAPSSPGIVGEETEIEVETEEGTAAVVSEPDASGIDGAVPAETFRELREAAATRLDGRESFAAAGRPTTLGLLLCGPRGAGKTTLVEAVAAAVDATLVRASAARLRGEGASDRERRLDRVVEAASDADRAVVLLDDLEVLGDDGAAATLGDRLRETLDGLRATDGTVAIGVTTDADRVPEALRRGGRFDREVELAPLSVEDRRAALESVARDVPLAADVDFAETATRINGFVLADVAVLVDAALERAVRREEDTAVRRADLDAAMASIDPGGLRDVAVDVPSVSWDEVGGLEAAKREIVRAVY; translated from the coding sequence ATGAGCGTTCGACTGCCGGTCGCGGACGTCCCCGAATCGGTCGGGGACCGCCGAGTCGGGCTCTCCCCCTCCGTCTTGGCGGAACTCGGCATCGAGGACGGCGACCCCGTGAGCGTCCGGGGCGGCCGGACGACCGTCGCGGTCGCGGCTCGCGTCGACGGCGATCCCGACGGGGCCCGGCTGCCCGAGCCGATCCGCCGGAACGCGGACGCCGAGATCGGCGACGCGGTGACGCTCGATCCGGTCGACGCCGTCTCGGCGTCCGCGGTCACGCTCCGGCTCGACGAGGCGATGGACCTCACCCGCGCGGCGGCCGCCATCCGGCGGCGTCTCGACGGGACAGCCGTCTCGGTCGGCGACGAGGTGGGGGCGGCGCTGCTCGGCGGCGCGCTGCGGCTGACGTTCGTCGTCGACGACGTGGCGCCGTCCTCGCCCGGGATCGTGGGCGAGGAGACCGAGATCGAGGTCGAGACGGAGGAGGGGACGGCGGCGGTCGTCAGCGAGCCCGACGCGTCCGGGATCGACGGTGCCGTGCCCGCCGAGACGTTCCGTGAGCTTCGCGAGGCCGCCGCGACCCGGCTCGACGGGCGCGAGTCGTTCGCGGCGGCCGGCCGGCCGACGACGCTCGGGCTCCTGCTGTGCGGACCGCGGGGAGCCGGGAAGACGACGCTCGTCGAGGCGGTCGCGGCCGCGGTCGACGCGACCCTCGTTCGGGCCTCGGCCGCACGGCTGCGCGGCGAGGGCGCGAGCGACCGCGAGCGCCGGCTCGACCGCGTCGTCGAGGCCGCGAGCGACGCCGACCGGGCGGTGGTCCTGCTCGACGACCTCGAGGTCCTCGGCGACGACGGCGCCGCCGCGACGCTCGGCGACCGCCTCCGCGAGACGCTCGACGGGCTACGGGCCACCGACGGGACGGTGGCGATCGGGGTGACCACGGACGCCGACCGCGTCCCCGAGGCGCTGCGGCGCGGTGGGCGGTTCGACCGCGAGGTCGAGCTCGCGCCGCTGAGCGTCGAGGACCGGCGGGCGGCCTTAGAGAGCGTCGCGCGCGACGTCCCGCTCGCGGCGGACGTCGACTTCGCGGAGACGGCGACGCGGATCAACGGGTTCGTCCTCGCCGACGTCGCGGTGCTCGTCGACGCCGCGCTGGAGCGGGCGGTGCGGCGCGAGGAGGACACCGCGGTCCGGCGGGCCGACCTCGACGCCGCGATGGCGTCGATCGACCCCGGCGGGCTCAGGGACGTCGCCGTCGACGTCCCGTCGGTCTCGTGGGACGAGGTCGGGGGGCTGGAGGCGGCGAAACGCGAGATCGTCCGCGCCGTCTACTGA
- a CDS encoding YkgJ family cysteine cluster protein, which yields MEPLEAELSRARGLAVDDLADAIEAMGFECTRCGGCCTGYAPDEPGGAPAGEGADDPEDDSAAPEREPHTATVFPDEVRAVATAAEKRFGESYDWRDVARPMPFGLSEGDDGEPTGETFEWALATDDCGDCTFYEETDGVGACAVHDSRPLICRTYPFSVALDGTSQPMGEAVDEAGIVRAHECEGLDRDISREDAEALAASLKERAVRELEEAIGVRDGYDPAAAERADGDVVVFDSEGPKEGDGTPVDGE from the coding sequence ATGGAACCGCTCGAAGCCGAGCTCTCGCGGGCCCGCGGGCTCGCCGTCGACGACCTCGCCGACGCCATCGAGGCGATGGGCTTCGAGTGCACGCGCTGCGGGGGCTGCTGTACGGGGTACGCCCCCGACGAGCCGGGCGGCGCGCCGGCGGGGGAGGGGGCGGACGACCCCGAAGACGATTCCGCCGCTCCCGAGCGCGAGCCCCACACGGCGACCGTCTTCCCGGACGAGGTCCGCGCGGTCGCGACCGCGGCCGAGAAGCGGTTCGGCGAGTCGTACGACTGGCGCGACGTCGCCCGTCCGATGCCGTTCGGGCTCTCCGAGGGCGACGACGGCGAGCCGACGGGCGAGACGTTCGAGTGGGCGCTCGCGACCGACGACTGCGGGGACTGCACCTTCTACGAGGAGACGGACGGTGTGGGCGCCTGCGCGGTCCACGATTCCAGACCGCTCATCTGCCGGACCTACCCGTTCAGCGTCGCGCTCGACGGGACGAGCCAGCCGATGGGAGAGGCGGTCGACGAGGCCGGAATCGTCCGCGCCCACGAGTGCGAGGGGCTCGATCGCGATATCTCCCGCGAAGACGCCGAGGCGCTCGCCGCGTCGCTCAAAGAGCGCGCGGTCCGCGAGCTGGAGGAGGCGATCGGCGTGCGCGACGGCTACGACCCGGCGGCCGCGGAGCGCGCCGACGGCGACGTCGTCGTCTTCGACTCGGAAGGACCGAAGGAGGGCGACGGGACGCCAGTCGACGGGGAGTGA
- a CDS encoding bacteriorhodopsin → MDPTVLQAGFDVLGDGRPETLWLGIGTLFMLVGTFYFIAKGWGVTDKEAREYYAITILVPGIASAAYLSMFFGIGLSEVEVVGRGTLEIYYARYADWLFTTPLLLLDLCLLAKVDRVTTGTLIGVDALMIVTGLIGALSETMLARYSWWLFSTIAFVFVLYYLLTSLRSAAKQRSEEVQSTFNTLTALVAVLWTAYPILWILGTEGAAVVGLGVETLAFMVLDVTAKVGFGFVLLRSRAILGDTEAPEPSAGEASAAD, encoded by the coding sequence ATGGATCCGACAGTACTACAGGCAGGGTTCGACGTCCTCGGGGACGGCCGGCCCGAAACGCTGTGGCTAGGTATCGGGACGCTATTCATGCTCGTCGGGACCTTCTACTTCATCGCCAAGGGCTGGGGGGTCACGGACAAGGAGGCCCGTGAGTACTACGCGATCACGATCCTCGTGCCGGGCATCGCGTCGGCCGCGTACCTGTCGATGTTCTTCGGCATCGGGTTGTCGGAGGTCGAAGTCGTCGGGCGCGGGACGCTCGAAATCTACTACGCGCGGTACGCCGACTGGCTGTTCACCACGCCGCTGCTGCTGCTCGACCTGTGTCTCCTCGCCAAGGTCGACCGGGTCACCACCGGGACGCTCATCGGCGTCGACGCGCTGATGATCGTCACCGGCCTCATCGGCGCCCTCTCGGAGACGATGCTCGCGCGGTACTCCTGGTGGCTGTTCAGCACGATCGCGTTCGTCTTCGTGCTGTACTACCTCCTGACGAGCCTCCGCAGCGCGGCGAAGCAGCGCTCGGAAGAGGTACAGAGCACGTTCAACACCCTGACCGCGCTGGTGGCGGTCCTCTGGACGGCCTACCCGATCCTGTGGATCCTCGGGACCGAGGGCGCGGCCGTCGTCGGCCTCGGCGTCGAGACGCTCGCGTTCATGGTGCTCGACGTGACCGCGAAGGTCGGGTTCGGGTTCGTCCTGCTGCGCAGCCGCGCCATCCTCGGTGACACCGAGGCGCCGGAGCCGTCCGCCGGCGAGGCGTCGGCCGCCGACTGA
- a CDS encoding AAA family ATPase, with protein MEYADRFERAGIEPPSGVLLYGPPGTGKTLLARAAASLSDANFISVNGPELLNRYVGASERAVRDLFATARENAPAVVFFDEVDAISPKRSGDDTGAGERVVSQLLTELDGLEPLTDVVVVAATNRPDSIDEALLRPGRIEKAVETPLPDEAARREILGIHARDTPTTPSVDLDALAARTSGYSGGDIAALVREAAMLAIEETIVDGGGADGPSEAIAVDVDHFERAIAETAPSVSDGEGRAVPPRD; from the coding sequence CTGGAGTACGCCGACCGCTTCGAGCGCGCCGGCATCGAGCCGCCCTCCGGCGTGCTGCTGTACGGGCCGCCCGGCACCGGGAAGACGCTGCTTGCTCGGGCCGCGGCCAGCCTCAGCGACGCGAACTTCATCTCCGTGAACGGGCCGGAGCTGCTCAACCGCTACGTCGGGGCGAGCGAGCGGGCGGTCCGGGACCTGTTCGCGACGGCGCGGGAGAACGCTCCGGCGGTCGTCTTCTTCGACGAGGTCGACGCCATTTCCCCGAAGCGGAGCGGCGACGACACGGGCGCCGGCGAGCGCGTCGTCTCCCAGCTGCTGACGGAGCTCGACGGGCTCGAGCCCCTGACCGACGTGGTCGTCGTCGCGGCGACCAACCGCCCCGACTCGATCGACGAGGCGCTGCTGCGGCCGGGGCGGATCGAGAAGGCGGTCGAGACCCCGCTGCCCGACGAGGCGGCCCGCCGGGAGATCCTCGGGATCCACGCCCGCGACACGCCGACGACCCCGTCGGTCGACCTCGACGCGCTGGCGGCGCGGACCTCGGGCTACAGCGGCGGCGACATCGCCGCCCTGGTCCGCGAGGCCGCGATGCTCGCCATCGAGGAGACGATCGTCGACGGGGGCGGTGCCGACGGGCCGAGCGAGGCGATCGCGGTCGACGTCGACCACTTCGAGCGCGCGATCGCCGAGACCGCGCCCTCGGTGAGCGACGGCGAGGGGCGGGCCGTTCCGCCCCGGGACTGA
- a CDS encoding bactofilin family protein, translating into MNPPFGTARRRRIAVALAIVALLFPLATGIAAAQSAQGASGTIVVDEGETVDGIEGVAGTIVVRGTVDGDLSGAAGSIRVAETGRVAGNVRAAAGTITVDGTVGGNVEAGAGSFELTDTGRIDGSLDIGAGSITVDGAVGGDVRAAADSVVLGPNADVGGEFRYDAETFTESPDATVAGGVVEDDGLRGDTGIAFGPDLVPSWAGSAYGVAVNLALGAVLLLAFPRFSRGVADRVGGDALRSGGVGLIALIVTPILLVLVAITVVGIPLALVGIGAYIVAIWVGSVYGRYALGSLVLDRLDRPNRWIALLVGVLGVAAIGLVPWVGGLVDFVVLLLGLGALGIALLDRYRGGSGVASEPGSVTAE; encoded by the coding sequence ATGAACCCTCCGTTCGGCACCGCCAGACGCCGTCGTATCGCCGTCGCCCTCGCGATCGTCGCGCTCCTCTTCCCGCTCGCGACTGGGATCGCGGCGGCCCAGTCTGCTCAGGGGGCGTCCGGAACGATCGTCGTCGACGAGGGCGAGACGGTCGACGGGATCGAAGGCGTCGCCGGGACGATCGTCGTCCGCGGCACCGTCGACGGCGATCTCTCCGGCGCGGCCGGTTCGATCCGCGTCGCGGAGACCGGTCGCGTCGCCGGAAACGTTCGGGCCGCCGCCGGGACGATAACCGTCGACGGAACGGTCGGCGGGAACGTCGAGGCCGGCGCCGGCTCGTTCGAACTGACCGACACCGGTCGGATCGACGGCTCGCTCGACATCGGCGCCGGCTCGATAACCGTCGACGGCGCGGTCGGCGGCGACGTTCGGGCGGCCGCCGATTCGGTCGTCCTCGGCCCGAACGCGGACGTCGGCGGGGAGTTCCGGTACGACGCCGAGACGTTCACCGAGAGTCCGGACGCGACGGTCGCCGGCGGCGTGGTCGAGGACGACGGCCTCCGCGGCGACACCGGGATCGCGTTCGGACCTGACCTCGTGCCCTCGTGGGCCGGCTCCGCGTACGGCGTCGCCGTCAACCTCGCGCTGGGCGCCGTGCTCCTGCTCGCCTTCCCCCGATTCTCGCGCGGTGTCGCCGACCGCGTCGGCGGCGACGCGCTCCGCAGCGGCGGCGTCGGCCTGATCGCACTGATCGTGACGCCGATCCTCCTCGTCCTCGTGGCGATCACGGTCGTCGGGATTCCCCTCGCGCTCGTTGGGATCGGGGCGTACATCGTCGCGATCTGGGTCGGCTCCGTGTACGGTCGGTACGCCCTCGGATCGTTGGTCCTCGACCGGCTCGACAGGCCGAATCGGTGGATCGCTCTCCTCGTCGGCGTCCTCGGCGTCGCCGCGATCGGGCTCGTTCCGTGGGTCGGCGGTCTCGTCGACTTCGTCGTGCTGCTGCTCGGGCTCGGGGCGCTCGGAATCGCGCTGCTGGACCGGTACCGCGGCGGCTCCGGAGTCGCCTCCGAGCCGGGGTCGGTCACCGCGGAGTGA